In Dromaius novaehollandiae isolate bDroNov1 chromosome 14, bDroNov1.hap1, whole genome shotgun sequence, a genomic segment contains:
- the DEXI gene encoding dexamethasone-induced protein codes for MPAAVSAHLDSLESWAFHALLVLPYMFYVGLFFVNVLILYYAFLMEYIVLNVGIVFVPEDMDQALVDLGVLSDPGSVLYETDSELDVFDGYLE; via the coding sequence ATGCCCGCCGCGGTCTCGGCACATCTGGATTCGCTGGAGTCCTGGGCCTTCCATGCGCTGTTGGTGCTGCCCTATATGTTTTACGTGGGCTTGTTCTTCGTCAACGTGCTGATCCTGTACTATGCCTTCCTGATGGAGTACATCGTTCTCAATGTGGGCATCGTCTTCGTGCCCGAGGATATGGACCAGGCTCTGGTGGATCTGGGGGTGCTGTCCGACCCTGGCTCAGTGCTCTACGAGACGGACAGCGAGCTGGATGTCTTTGATGGCTATTTGGAATaa